One segment of Brassica napus cultivar Da-Ae chromosome C3, Da-Ae, whole genome shotgun sequence DNA contains the following:
- the LOC106386367 gene encoding uncharacterized protein LOC106386367: protein MANHSWLSGDWNHPNAYFRNSMTSPESSEMRHHSGYWSSEEQAILEDGLARYSSEPSISRYAKIALELQNNKTIRDVATRCRWMHTKENNKRRKEDHKVSGRARVDNQEVIDMVVASNSATHMFASSHLLREEDGINSELLKQNEQLLSQISANLTNFNQISTNVTSLRLTKNLTLFCKSRDNIRKLLTNLSENAPEQMKHMPPWPEKLRDDHDELLDSILPPSPIQ from the exons ATGGCGAATCATTCATGGTTAAGCGGCGATTGGAATCACCCGAATGCGTACTTCAGAAACTCCATGACGTCGCCTGAAAGCTCAGAGATGAGACACCACTCGGGATATTGGAGCTCCGAAGAACAAGCAATTCTCGAAGATGGTCTTGCTAG ATATTCGTCGGAACCGAGTATTTCACGTTACGCGAAAATAGCGTTAGAGCTTCAGAACAACAAGACCATTAGAGACGTAGCTACGCGTTGCAGATGGATGCAT ACGAAAGAAAATaacaagagaagaaaagaagaccACAAGGTGTCGGGAAGAGCCAGGGTTGACAATCAG GAGGTTATTGATATGGTGGTGGCTTCAAACTCAGCTACACATATGTTTGCATCATCACATCTTCTTAGAGAAGAAGATG GGATCAATAGCGAGCTTCTTAAACAGAATGAACAACTCCTCAGTCAGATTTCTGCAAATCTAACAAATTTCAATCAGATTTCTACAAATGTCACATCCTTGAGG ttaACAAAAAACTTGACTCTCTTTTGCAAGAGCAGAGACAACATCAGGAAACTTCTCACAAA TTTGAGTGAGAATGCCCCGGAGCAGATGAAGCATATGCCACCATGGCCGGAGAAATTGAGAGATGAT